A genomic window from Halogeometricum borinquense DSM 11551 includes:
- a CDS encoding tRNA (N(6)-L-threonylcarbamoyladenosine(37)-C(2))-methylthiotransferase: MARYHIETYGCTSNRGESRAIESALRDAGHYRVEEPEEADVAIMNTCTVVEKTERNMLRRAKELEEETADLIITGCMALAQGEEFHEEDVDAQILHWDDVPSAVTNGECPTPGPGTEPVLDGVVGILPIARGCMSNCSYCITKFATGRVDSPPVEENVEKARALVHAGAKEIRITGQDTGVYGWDKGDRKLPELLDRICSEIEGDFRVRLGMANPGGIHGIHEELVEVFDRHDKLYNFIHLPVQSGSDTVLEAMRRQHRVDKFVEIVETFDETLDYWTLSTDFIVGFPTETEADHEQSMALFREVRPEKVNVTRFSKRPGTDAADMKGLGGTVKKERSKEMSELKMDIVAEAYESMIGETHRVMVVREGTGDSVKCRDEAYRQIIVQNASEHGIEPGDFLDVEVTSHQTVYAFGKPV; encoded by the coding sequence ATGGCCCGATACCATATCGAGACGTACGGCTGTACCTCGAACCGCGGTGAGAGCCGAGCCATCGAGAGCGCGCTCCGCGATGCCGGCCACTACCGTGTCGAGGAACCCGAGGAAGCCGACGTCGCCATCATGAACACCTGTACGGTCGTCGAGAAGACGGAGCGCAACATGCTCCGCCGGGCCAAAGAGTTAGAGGAGGAGACGGCCGACCTCATCATCACCGGCTGTATGGCCCTCGCGCAGGGCGAGGAGTTCCACGAGGAGGACGTAGACGCCCAGATACTCCACTGGGACGACGTTCCTTCGGCGGTGACGAACGGGGAGTGTCCGACGCCCGGTCCCGGAACCGAACCCGTCTTGGACGGCGTCGTCGGTATCCTCCCTATCGCTCGCGGCTGTATGTCGAACTGCTCGTACTGCATCACGAAGTTCGCCACCGGGCGCGTCGATTCCCCGCCCGTCGAGGAGAACGTCGAGAAGGCGCGGGCACTCGTCCACGCCGGAGCGAAGGAAATTCGCATCACCGGGCAGGACACCGGTGTCTACGGCTGGGACAAAGGCGACCGAAAGCTTCCGGAACTGCTCGATAGGATCTGCTCGGAAATCGAGGGCGACTTCCGCGTCCGCCTCGGGATGGCGAACCCCGGCGGTATCCACGGCATCCACGAGGAGTTAGTCGAAGTGTTCGACCGGCACGACAAACTGTATAACTTCATCCACCTGCCGGTGCAGTCGGGGTCAGACACGGTTCTCGAAGCGATGCGCCGCCAACACCGCGTGGACAAGTTCGTCGAAATCGTCGAGACGTTCGATGAGACGCTCGACTACTGGACGCTCTCGACGGACTTCATCGTCGGCTTCCCCACCGAGACGGAGGCAGACCACGAACAGAGCATGGCGCTCTTCAGAGAAGTTCGTCCAGAGAAGGTGAACGTCACGCGCTTCTCGAAGCGACCCGGCACCGACGCCGCAGACATGAAGGGTCTCGGCGGGACGGTCAAGAAGGAACGCTCGAAGGAGATGTCCGAGTTGAAGATGGACATCGTCGCCGAGGCGTACGAGTCGATGATCGGTGAGACGCACCGCGTCATGGTCGTCCGAGAGGGGACGGGCGACTCGGTGAAGTGCCGCGACGAGGCCTATCGGCAGATAATCGTCCAGAACGCCTCCGAACACGGCATCGAACCCGGCGACTTCCTCGACGTGGAAGTGACGAGTCACCAGACAGTGTACGCGTTCGGAAAGCCGGTCTGA
- the deoC gene encoding deoxyribose-phosphate aldolase gives MDRTEFAARIDHTVLGPETTFADVQTVLDEADEYGMNACIPPCYVAEASEYAPDVTVATVVGFPHGQHSTAAKREEAVDAWENGADELDMVINIGRLKAGADDAVETDIAEVVAAVPIPVKVIIETALLTDDEKHRACEAAAEADADFVKTSTGFADGGATVEDVERMAEYLPVKASGGVGSYEEAMAMFDAGAERIGASSGVEIVSGIPEA, from the coding sequence ATGGACCGCACCGAGTTCGCCGCACGCATCGATCACACCGTCCTCGGCCCGGAGACGACGTTCGCGGACGTGCAGACCGTTCTCGACGAAGCCGACGAGTACGGCATGAACGCTTGTATTCCGCCGTGCTACGTCGCGGAGGCGTCCGAGTACGCGCCCGACGTGACGGTCGCAACCGTTGTCGGCTTCCCGCACGGCCAGCACTCGACGGCCGCAAAACGCGAGGAGGCAGTCGATGCGTGGGAGAACGGGGCCGACGAGTTAGACATGGTGATCAATATCGGGCGTCTGAAAGCCGGCGCGGACGACGCCGTCGAAACCGACATCGCGGAAGTCGTCGCCGCCGTTCCGATTCCGGTGAAGGTCATCATCGAGACAGCACTGCTCACCGACGACGAGAAACACCGCGCCTGCGAGGCGGCCGCCGAGGCGGACGCCGACTTCGTGAAAACCTCGACCGGGTTCGCCGACGGCGGCGCGACGGTCGAAGATGTCGAACGCATGGCCGAGTACCTGCCCGTGAAGGCCAGCGGTGGCGTCGGATCCTACGAGGAGGCGATGGCGATGTTCGACGCGGGCGCGGAGAGAATCGGCGCGTCGTCGGGTGTCGAAATCGTCTCGGGCATCCCCGAAGCGTAG